In Corylus avellana chromosome ca2, CavTom2PMs-1.0, the following proteins share a genomic window:
- the LOC132172685 gene encoding uncharacterized protein LOC132172685 has protein sequence MSEAAKTTATAQSEEIVRSQQPGELQNIQAAYRLNRKNYLKWSQLVRTVLKGKGKISHREWGQKGEQPRNNCHAHVAAVQQNEAAPQELGNLNQEEVEMVRSLIGNLDKPSGTCSLAYSGRGFGEDDWTC, from the exons ATGTCGGAGGCGGCAAAGACGACCGCTACAGCACAATCGGAGGAGATTGTTCGATCCCAACAACCCGGGGAATTGCAAAATATCCAGGCAGCATATAGGCTGAATAGAAAAAACTACCTCAAATGGTCTCAACTTGTCCGCACCGTGCtgaagggaaagggaaagatcAGCCATCGAGAGTGGGGACAAAAAGGAGAGCAGCCAAGGAACAATTGTCATGCCCATGTTGCTGCAGTACAGCAAAATGAAGCAGCACCACAGGAGTTAGGCAATCTCAACCAAGAAGAGGTCGAGATGGTGAGATCTCTTATTGGCAATCTTGATAAACCTTCAGGTACTTGCTCATTGGCATATTCAG GACGAGGATTCGGGGAGGATGATTGGACATGCTAG